In the genome of Longimicrobium sp., the window CAGTGCGGGCACGGCTCACTCTGCTTCGTGCGTTGGCGCGCCATCTCCCTCTCCAGGCTTGGGGAAGCCAGCGAAACCCAGGCGCGAGAAGCTATCTGTTCGATTCGTCCATGTCAAAGGGAGTCACTACCGATCTATAACTGCGTCGGCACGCGATTCAGTCGGACGCACCAACACTTCCTCCGGACTTGGTATAACCGCGGGAGATGGAGATGACGAGACGCCGGCAGCCTCCGCGCTGCCGGCGTCTTCGTTCTTCGGCTTCGATGAGCGGGGATCAGGGGGAGGGATGGGGGAGGGAGACCGCGGCGTGGGCAATGGCTTCGGCTCACCGCGCTGAGTTCTCCCCCGCCCCTGCGCAGCGGGGGAGGGGGTCGGGGGGAAGGGGCCCTCCGCGGCCGCACGAGAGCCGGCTCGAGGGTATAATCGCTTCCCCCCTCAATCGCTGTACACGTTGCGAGACCTGGGGCAATCGGCCATGTACCACCGCCCCCCGATCGCGCGCAGGTTGCGGCAGTCGAAGGGGATGGCGCCCGCGACGCCGTCCGCGTAGAACAGCGACGGCTCGAACACCCCGTCGGTGTGGAACACCAGTCCGCCGTCCACCGGCCGCGGGCTGGTGAGGCGGTGCGCGAGCAGGTCGCGCAGGAGCACGCCATCGTCGAGCAGTGGATTCATGGGCACGTCCGGCGGGGTGAATGCGCGAACGCGCGCGGCCAGCGCATCCAGCTCCGTCGCATGGGAGGAGACGTACGCCTCCGTCCCCGCGCGCGCGGCCGGCTCCAGCAGTGCGATCCCACCCGCGAACACGGCGGCGGCCAGAAGCATCGCCTTCACGTCGTCGCGCTCGCGCGTGGTGACGGCGCAGACGAACATCGCCAGTGCGCCCGCCGGGAACAGGATCATGAACGAGATCGCCAGTCCCAGGAACTCCCACCCGTGCAGCCAGGGCGAGGCGGCCGCGCTCGCCACCGGCAGCAGCCCGCCGATGACGCACGCGGTCGCGCCCCCGGTGCGCACCCGGCGAAGGTGGTCTTCGCGCTCGCCGGGGCGCGCGGTGAGCTGCTGCGGCGCGTCCGGGGGAACGATCGCCAGTGCCGGCGCGGCGGCGGGCGCGCTCACGAACGCCCCGCCGGCGCGGGGCAGGCGGAGCGCAGCTCGGCCTCGCGCGCCTTCACCGCCGCCACGGCGCGCGAGCGGCCCAGGCTCCACGCGCGCCAGTCCTCGCCAGCGCCGCTCCACGCGCCCAGCAGCCTCGACGCGACCGTGCAGCGCCCGTCCGCCGGCACGGCGTCCAGCCGCCGCAGCAGCGCGGGAACGGCGTCGCCGCTGAGCGAGGCGGCGTACAGCGCGTCGAAGCGCACCGGCGAGGCGTGGCGCGCGGCGTTCACCCGCACGATCAGCGCGTCGGGATTCGCCACGTGCAGCAGCACCACCGTCTCCACCGCCGCCGTCAGCGCGCCGAAGGCGAAGCGCTCGCGCCGGCCGCGCAGCACCGTCCAGCCGAACCATGCGAACACCGCCGTCAGCCAGAGCATGAACGCGGTGGTGTACACGCGCAGCTCGGTCAGCCCGTACGCGCTCAGGTACAATCCCATCCGGTGCAGCGCCGAGGCGATGATCACGAACACCAGCGCCACCATCGCCCCCGCGGCCACGCGGAAGATGCGCTCGGCACGCGGCTCCTGCTTCCGCAGCAGCCAGTGCATCCCCATCAGCAGCGGCAGCGCCAGCCCGGCCACCGCGCACAGCTCGAAGAACCCGCGCCGCGCGTAGGCGCTGAAGGTGGCCGTCCCCGGCGCCACCAGGTCGGCGTAGCTGCCGAAGAAGTGCGGCAGCTGCACGACCACGAAGGTGAGGAAGAGCGCGTCCAGCAGCCCCAGCACCGTCGCGATCTCCACGATCCCCAGCGACGGCGCGGGGAGCGGCGGCGGCGCGACGGTCCCCGCCGGGAGCTGCGGCGCGGCCTGGGGACGGAGCACCAGTCCCCGCAGCACCCCCGCCGCCAGCCACGCAAAGAGAAGCGCGAGCAGGAGATGCGAGGTCGCCAGCGGCACGTCGAGGCTGAAGGTGGAGGTGACGAGCGAGTCGAACGCCGCGTCCGCCGCCACCAGCAGCGAGCCGAACAGCAGGAGCAGGGGGATGGCGATGGCGATGCCGCGCGCGGCCGCCAGCGCGTGGCGCGTCCACCCCTCGCGCGGGAGCTCGCGCCAGCGCACGTCGCTCGAGACGAGGAGCCCGGCGCCGAAGACGGCCATGAACATCGCCTCCAGCAGCCCCGCGCCGTAGCGCGCCAGCCCGGCGACGCGGACGCTGCCGCCGCGCGCGTGGTAGACCGCGAGCCCCAGGATCACGCACAGCGCGGTCAGGTCGAGCGCCTTCAGCGCCGGCGAGTCGCGCCACGCCATCAGCGCGGCCACGGTGAGCGCGACCGGCATCCACCCCGCGTACGCGTCGTCCGTCTCCGTCCACCGCTGCAGCGCGGCGGCGGCGGCCACGAGCGCGATCACCCACAGCGTCACGTTGGCGCCCCACGGGATCGGCCGCAGCAGCGCGTCGCCGAGCACGCCCAGCGCCAGCGCCGCGCCGGTGACGCCCAGGCCGTGGCGGGTGCGCGGGCTCAGCGGCAGCCGCTCGGTGGCCGCGACGGCGGGAAGGGTCGATTCGCTCATGCGACGGATGCCTCCTGCGCGCGCCCCGGCTTCACGGAGCGCGGGGTGATGGGGATGACGCCGCGCTCCTCGCCCGTGTCGGGGAACGAGCCGCGGCCGAAGAAGACGTGCGATGCCAGCGGCCGCAGCAGCGGCGACCGCAGCGCCGCGCACGCGAGCTCGGCGGCCAGGGGAGACCGCACCGCGGAGAGGACGCGGCGCATCGCCAGGCGCGAGCGGAAGCGGCGGCGGAACGCGTTCCCCGCGTACGGCGCCAGCGCGGCGGGATTTCCCGTCTCCAGGAAGTCGCCCGTGACGCGCGCGGCCAGGGCGGAAAGGCGGATGCAGGGATCCAGTCCCCCCGCGGTCAGGGGGGAGACGGCGCCGGCCGCATCGCCCACCAGCAGCCCGCGGGTCGACGCGATGCGCGGGAGCACGCCGCCCACGGGGATGCGTCCGCCGCGCCGCTCGTCCGCGATCATCCCACGTAGCCCGAAGCGGTCCTGCACGCGCTCGCGGAAGCGGCGCAGCGCCTCGGCGGGGCGGAAGCGCGCCGCGTAGCCGCCCACGCCCAGGTGCACCTCCTCGCCGTCCGCGACCACCCAGGCGAGGTAGCCGGGCGCCAGCCCGGGATCGATCCAGCAGTGGAAGCACGGCGGCCCGTCCGTGGTTACGCGGAACACCTCCTCCACGCCGACGATCCACTCGCGATTCTCGGAGAGCCCCAGCGCGGAGGCCACGCGCGAGCTCGCCCCGTCCGCGCCGACGACGAAGCGCGCGCGGACGCTCCATCCCCGCGAACCGGTCTCCAGCAGGACGATGCTGTGCGTCCCGTCGTCCAGCACCCCCGCGAAGCGGGTCCCCGGCGCCCACGCCACGCCCGCGGCGGCGCACGCGTCCAGCATCCGCCCGTAGAGCGCGCCCATCCGGCCCACGCGGAACTCCGTCGCCGCGCTCTCCAGCGGCAGCGCGCGGCCGCGCGGCGAGTAGAGCACCACGTGGCGCACGGGCGGGCCGAGGCAGTCGTCGGACAGGTCGAAGTCCTCCAGCGTGCGGCGGACGAAGATCCCCGTCGTGTGCACCGCGCGGTCGAGCGCCGTCTTCTGGTCGGCGAGGAGGACGCGCAGGCCGCGCTCCGCCAGCCGTCGCGCCGTCTCCAGCCCCGCCAGCCCGGCGCCGATCACCACCACGTCGTAGTCGCTCACCCCCCTCCCCTCCCGTCTCGGATCGACTGAAGAAGTCTGAAATCAGATCCGGAGGACGCGCTGGTGCGGCTCACCGGATCGCGTGCGGACG includes:
- a CDS encoding NAD(P)/FAD-dependent oxidoreductase, translating into MSDYDVVVIGAGLAGLETARRLAERGLRVLLADQKTALDRAVHTTGIFVRRTLEDFDLSDDCLGPPVRHVVLYSPRGRALPLESAATEFRVGRMGALYGRMLDACAAAGVAWAPGTRFAGVLDDGTHSIVLLETGSRGWSVRARFVVGADGASSRVASALGLSENREWIVGVEEVFRVTTDGPPCFHCWIDPGLAPGYLAWVVADGEEVHLGVGGYAARFRPAEALRRFRERVQDRFGLRGMIADERRGGRIPVGGVLPRIASTRGLLVGDAAGAVSPLTAGGLDPCIRLSALAARVTGDFLETGNPAALAPYAGNAFRRRFRSRLAMRRVLSAVRSPLAAELACAALRSPLLRPLASHVFFGRGSFPDTGEERGVIPITPRSVKPGRAQEASVA
- a CDS encoding DUF4173 domain-containing protein — encoded protein: MSESTLPAVAATERLPLSPRTRHGLGVTGAALALGVLGDALLRPIPWGANVTLWVIALVAAAAALQRWTETDDAYAGWMPVALTVAALMAWRDSPALKALDLTALCVILGLAVYHARGGSVRVAGLARYGAGLLEAMFMAVFGAGLLVSSDVRWRELPREGWTRHALAAARGIAIAIPLLLLFGSLLVAADAAFDSLVTSTFSLDVPLATSHLLLALLFAWLAAGVLRGLVLRPQAAPQLPAGTVAPPPLPAPSLGIVEIATVLGLLDALFLTFVVVQLPHFFGSYADLVAPGTATFSAYARRGFFELCAVAGLALPLLMGMHWLLRKQEPRAERIFRVAAGAMVALVFVIIASALHRMGLYLSAYGLTELRVYTTAFMLWLTAVFAWFGWTVLRGRRERFAFGALTAAVETVVLLHVANPDALIVRVNAARHASPVRFDALYAASLSGDAVPALLRRLDAVPADGRCTVASRLLGAWSGAGEDWRAWSLGRSRAVAAVKAREAELRSACPAPAGRS